The following proteins come from a genomic window of Candidatus Zixiibacteriota bacterium:
- a CDS encoding iron-containing redox enzyme family protein, whose product MQAAEWRKEIGEMVRAHMRSPALEHYFSVKMNNARARLMITQLGLYIRHRRDCWAHVSANCPVMAVKRAILQHEYGEVIKDQYSDYGHLHLIVRQAERLGMTAEQVLDTKPIPTTRATLYAWAWLTHSKSWIEGLAALTVTEWTNDDRLLRDLGGGHSTRMARRWTEDMGIPWRDMPNFVAHSQADEVHSDMFLPFLERYARGELEQLALDAVQESLDLFALYREGVARAMEQIPLNGN is encoded by the coding sequence ATGCAAGCCGCAGAATGGCGCAAGGAGATCGGGGAAATGGTGCGCGCGCACATGCGTTCCCCGGCGCTCGAGCACTATTTTTCGGTCAAGATGAACAACGCCCGGGCGCGGCTCATGATTACCCAGCTCGGGCTTTACATCCGCCACCGGCGCGACTGCTGGGCCCACGTGTCGGCCAACTGCCCGGTGATGGCCGTGAAGCGGGCCATCTTGCAACACGAATACGGGGAAGTGATCAAGGATCAGTACTCCGATTACGGTCATTTGCACCTGATCGTTCGCCAGGCGGAAAGGCTCGGTATGACGGCCGAGCAGGTGCTCGACACCAAACCGATCCCGACGACGAGGGCGACCCTTTACGCCTGGGCGTGGCTCACGCATTCCAAAAGCTGGATCGAAGGGTTGGCCGCACTGACGGTCACCGAGTGGACCAACGACGACCGCCTGCTGAGGGACCTCGGCGGCGGCCATTCCACGCGGATGGCCAGGCGCTGGACGGAGGACATGGGAATCCCGTGGCGCGACATGCCGAATTTCGTAGCGCATTCCCAGGCGGACGAGGTGCACAGCGACATGTTTCTGCCGTTCTTGGAACGGTACGCTAGAGGTGAGCTGGAACAGCTCGCGCTCGACGCGGTGCAGGAATCCCTCGATTTGTTCGCGCTCTATCGCGAAGGTGTGGCGCGGGCCATGGAACAAATTCCGTTGAATGGAAATTGA